In the Devosia sp. SL43 genome, one interval contains:
- a CDS encoding GlxA family transcriptional regulator, with translation MQQSSGPQVFGFMLTDQFSLIAFTAAIEVLRLANRAAGRKLYEWQLYSADGKSAVASSGVAVSVDRSFRDAPNMDAVVVCAGVDVQLIDHRDLITVIRRLNKFGAALGAVCTGTYVLAKAGLLDGFRCTIHWENRPGIQADFPDLDFGDELFEIDRDRFTCAGGVAAADMMLSLIKRDHGEAVSSAVTDQLIHHRIREASERQRMDLRTRLGVADPKLLRVIALMERSIERPLTIAQFARSVALSPRQLERLFLKHLGSSPNRHYIGIRLTHASQLLRQTRMPILDVAMASGFSSASYFSQSYLERFGHSPSAERKAAVG, from the coding sequence GTGCAGCAGAGTTCCGGTCCGCAGGTCTTCGGCTTCATGCTGACCGATCAGTTTTCGCTGATCGCCTTCACGGCAGCGATCGAGGTGCTGCGGCTGGCCAATCGGGCTGCCGGCCGGAAACTCTATGAGTGGCAACTCTATTCGGCCGACGGCAAAAGTGCGGTGGCCTCCAGCGGGGTGGCGGTCAGCGTGGACAGGTCGTTCCGCGATGCTCCCAACATGGACGCGGTAGTGGTGTGCGCCGGCGTCGATGTGCAATTGATCGACCACCGCGATCTCATCACCGTCATCAGGCGGTTGAATAAGTTCGGCGCGGCGCTGGGGGCGGTGTGTACCGGTACTTACGTGCTGGCCAAGGCGGGGCTGCTCGACGGGTTCCGCTGCACCATCCACTGGGAGAACCGGCCCGGCATCCAGGCGGATTTCCCCGATCTCGACTTTGGCGACGAGCTGTTCGAGATCGACCGGGATCGCTTTACCTGTGCGGGCGGGGTGGCCGCCGCCGACATGATGCTGTCGCTGATCAAGCGCGATCACGGTGAGGCGGTGTCGAGCGCGGTGACCGACCAACTGATCCACCATCGTATCCGCGAAGCCAGCGAGCGGCAGCGCATGGATTTGCGGACGCGGCTGGGCGTGGCCGATCCCAAGCTGCTGCGGGTCATCGCGCTGATGGAGCGATCGATCGAGCGGCCGCTGACCATCGCGCAATTCGCCCGCAGCGTGGCGCTGTCGCCGCGGCAGCTCGAGCGCCTGTTCCTCAAGCATCTGGGCTCCTCGCCCAACCGGCACTACATCGGCATCCGCCTCACCCATGCCAGCCAGCTGCTGCGGCAGACCCGCATGCCCATCCTCGACGTGGCCATGGCCAGCGGCTTCAGTTCAGCGTCGTATTTTTCACAGAGCTACCTGGAGCGTTTTGGCCACAGCCCGAGCGCCGAGCGCAAGGCGGCGGTGGGCTGA
- a CDS encoding hybrid-cluster NAD(P)-dependent oxidoreductase, whose translation MTSSLGDANRLELASNLWDSEADDTLVCRAVRQETHDVKTFVLTPATPGRFNYQPGQFMTYAFDIGGETIHRCYTISAAPTRPNAISLTVKRVPNGPVSNWLHDNLKPGVSVKALGPMGSFTCFAHPASKYLFLSGGSGITPLMSMARTYHDLAEPKDIVFVHSARTVTDIIFREELELMARLSPSFKFATICEAANPLALYSGMMGRLSLEQLKLIAPDFMSREIFVCGPAPYMAAVRTMLAAADFDMTHHHEESFNFETLSAAEQAEAIEGEVALDAPDTVKTYSVEFTKTRRKIDVPENMTVLEAAKRAGMRLPSSCTQGLCGTCKSKKVSGTIDMHHQGGIRQREIDAGMMLLCCSKPTSDLVIER comes from the coding sequence ATGACATCGTCACTGGGCGACGCAAACCGGCTTGAGCTTGCCTCCAACCTTTGGGATAGCGAGGCCGACGATACGCTTGTCTGTCGCGCGGTGCGGCAGGAAACGCATGACGTCAAAACCTTCGTGCTGACCCCAGCGACGCCAGGACGGTTCAACTACCAGCCCGGTCAGTTCATGACCTATGCCTTCGATATCGGCGGCGAGACCATCCATCGCTGCTACACCATCTCGGCTGCACCGACACGGCCCAACGCCATCTCGCTCACGGTCAAGCGGGTGCCGAATGGACCGGTTTCCAACTGGCTGCACGACAATCTCAAGCCGGGCGTATCGGTCAAGGCGCTGGGGCCGATGGGAAGCTTCACCTGCTTCGCCCATCCAGCCTCGAAATACCTGTTTCTCTCCGGCGGCAGCGGCATTACCCCGCTTATGTCGATGGCGCGGACCTATCACGATCTGGCCGAGCCCAAGGACATCGTTTTCGTGCACTCGGCGCGCACTGTGACCGACATCATCTTCCGCGAGGAGCTGGAGCTGATGGCGCGGCTGTCGCCCAGTTTCAAGTTCGCAACGATCTGCGAAGCGGCCAACCCGCTCGCGCTCTATAGCGGCATGATGGGGCGGCTGTCGCTGGAGCAGCTCAAGCTGATCGCACCCGATTTCATGAGCCGCGAGATCTTCGTTTGCGGCCCGGCGCCCTATATGGCGGCGGTGCGGACAATGCTTGCGGCTGCGGACTTCGACATGACGCACCACCACGAGGAGAGCTTCAACTTCGAGACCCTCTCCGCCGCCGAGCAGGCCGAGGCCATCGAGGGCGAAGTCGCACTGGATGCGCCCGATACGGTCAAGACCTACTCGGTCGAATTCACCAAGACACGCCGCAAGATCGACGTGCCAGAAAATATGACTGTGCTCGAAGCGGCAAAGCGCGCCGGCATGCGCCTGCCCTCTTCCTGCACCCAGGGTCTGTGTGGCACATGCAAGTCCAAGAAGGTTTCGGGCACGATCGACATGCACCACCAGGGTGGTATTCGTCAGCGCGAGATCGACGCCGGCATGATGCTGCTGTGCTGCTCCAAGCCAACCAGCGATCTGGTGATTGAACGTTAG
- a CDS encoding ABC transporter substrate-binding protein — MASALAAFAAAGALGTVTAAQAQTLVMWGPEQITEPLVAELWNGIKAEFEAANPGVTVEFMPPTGNISDGAVQAAIQSNAGPDVMLTNSGVARVSTVVNAALVAPLTAAYTERGWAQQIYPWLYEELKSQRGGEIYEVPDGLDALGIWYHKDMFAENQWAIPATYADFLTLMGQMKEKGINPIAIGPRTAGSAGHLFGNLLQAASGTPVVGEAIAGELDWTDPSIALGAVRLRELVDAGYIDKEMAALDLDGAARLWFNKRAAMFVAGPWFTANARNAGYDLTNAGYASMPSDIGAAMPTGGVGWSWMIPANSKQPELAMKWIDFILSEDVMKRRAENPASTMLYPRAIKDYNPPTQILAEIFSTAAGGVGYNPSVYLPASVVDTYFQVIQGLISAQITGEEGMAQIQAKMAEAQ; from the coding sequence ATGGCGTCTGCCCTTGCGGCATTCGCTGCTGCCGGCGCGCTCGGCACCGTCACCGCTGCCCAGGCGCAGACCCTGGTGATGTGGGGGCCCGAACAGATCACCGAGCCACTGGTCGCTGAACTCTGGAACGGCATCAAGGCCGAGTTCGAGGCCGCCAATCCCGGCGTCACCGTTGAGTTCATGCCGCCGACCGGCAATATCTCGGACGGAGCCGTGCAGGCGGCGATCCAGTCTAATGCCGGCCCGGACGTGATGCTGACCAATTCGGGCGTTGCCCGCGTGTCCACGGTCGTCAACGCTGCCCTTGTGGCGCCACTGACGGCTGCCTACACCGAGCGCGGCTGGGCCCAGCAGATTTATCCATGGCTCTATGAAGAGCTGAAGTCGCAGCGCGGCGGCGAAATCTACGAGGTGCCGGATGGGCTCGATGCCCTGGGCATCTGGTATCACAAGGACATGTTCGCGGAAAACCAGTGGGCCATTCCGGCGACCTATGCCGATTTCCTGACGCTGATGGGCCAGATGAAGGAAAAGGGCATCAACCCCATCGCCATCGGGCCGCGCACTGCCGGTAGCGCCGGGCACCTGTTTGGCAATCTGCTGCAGGCCGCCAGCGGTACCCCTGTTGTGGGCGAGGCTATCGCCGGCGAGCTGGACTGGACCGACCCCTCGATCGCACTGGGCGCGGTGCGACTGCGTGAGCTGGTGGATGCCGGCTACATCGACAAGGAAATGGCGGCGCTCGATCTCGATGGCGCGGCCCGCCTGTGGTTCAACAAGCGCGCGGCGATGTTCGTCGCCGGGCCCTGGTTCACCGCCAATGCCCGCAATGCCGGCTATGACCTCACCAATGCCGGATATGCCTCAATGCCGAGCGATATCGGGGCGGCCATGCCCACCGGTGGCGTTGGCTGGAGCTGGATGATCCCCGCCAATTCCAAGCAGCCGGAGCTGGCCATGAAATGGATCGACTTCATCCTGTCCGAAGACGTGATGAAGCGCCGGGCCGAAAATCCGGCCAGCACCATGCTCTATCCGCGTGCCATCAAGGACTACAATCCGCCCACGCAGATCCTGGCTGAAATCTTCAGCACGGCCGCCGGCGGGGTCGGCTACAATCCCAGCGTCTATCTGCCGGCGAGCGTGGTCGATACCTACTTCCAGGTCATCCAGGGGCTGATCAGCGCCCAGATCACCGGTGAAGAAGGCATGGCGCAGATCCAGGCCAAGATGGCAGAGGCGCAATAG
- a CDS encoding aromatic ring-hydroxylating oxygenase subunit alpha: protein MLNKVSTLEALVQGRKPGHSLDAPFYTSPEVFEADMEAIFYRHWIYVGIEPDVPEPGDVATVNIGKASVLIIRDDDNEVRAFHNVCRHRGARLIDEEKATVGNLVCPYHSWTYGLDGRLMHAPHMGADFDASCKGLKPVHLRSLEGLLFICLAETPPEDFDDVASRMAPYIAPHKVRETKIAYQSDLIEMGNWKLTIENNRECYHCEANHPELTVPLFAYGFGFAPEEMDPLDLENAQRYDALRKTSHAEWEGMGLPSREIEELDSRVTGFRTERLPLDGNGESHTMDTRAACRIPLGAFTNAKLGGLSFWTQPNSWHHFLGDHIVTFTALPLDAGRTLVRTKWLVNKDAVEGVDYDIANLIEVWTATNQQDAALVEMCQRGAENPAYEPGPYSPNTEMLVEKFQRWYIGRMAAYLSS, encoded by the coding sequence ATGCTCAATAAGGTGTCCACGCTGGAAGCGCTGGTCCAAGGCCGCAAACCCGGCCACAGCCTCGATGCCCCCTTCTACACCTCGCCCGAGGTGTTCGAAGCCGACATGGAAGCCATCTTCTACCGCCACTGGATCTATGTCGGCATCGAGCCGGACGTGCCAGAGCCGGGCGATGTGGCCACCGTCAATATCGGCAAGGCCTCGGTCCTCATCATTCGCGACGACGACAACGAAGTCCGAGCCTTTCACAATGTGTGCCGCCATCGCGGCGCGCGCCTGATCGACGAGGAAAAGGCCACCGTCGGCAACCTCGTCTGCCCTTACCACTCCTGGACGTATGGCCTCGACGGCCGCCTGATGCACGCGCCCCATATGGGCGCCGACTTCGATGCCTCCTGTAAGGGCCTCAAGCCCGTGCACCTGCGCTCGCTTGAGGGCCTGCTCTTCATCTGCCTCGCCGAAACGCCCCCCGAGGATTTCGACGACGTCGCCAGCCGCATGGCACCCTATATCGCGCCGCACAAGGTGCGCGAAACCAAGATCGCCTATCAGAGCGACCTGATCGAAATGGGTAACTGGAAGCTCACCATCGAGAACAATCGCGAGTGCTACCACTGCGAGGCCAATCACCCCGAACTGACGGTGCCGCTATTCGCCTATGGCTTCGGCTTTGCACCCGAAGAGATGGACCCGCTCGATCTCGAAAACGCCCAGCGCTACGACGCCTTGCGCAAGACCAGCCATGCCGAATGGGAAGGCATGGGCCTGCCCTCTCGTGAGATCGAGGAACTCGACAGCCGCGTGACCGGCTTCCGCACCGAGCGCCTGCCGCTCGACGGCAATGGCGAGAGCCACACCATGGACACCCGCGCCGCCTGCCGCATTCCGCTGGGCGCCTTCACCAATGCCAAGCTGGGCGGCCTGTCCTTCTGGACCCAGCCCAATTCCTGGCACCACTTCCTGGGCGATCACATCGTAACCTTCACGGCCCTGCCGCTCGATGCGGGACGCACCCTCGTGCGGACCAAGTGGCTGGTCAACAAGGACGCGGTGGAAGGCGTCGACTACGACATTGCCAACCTCATCGAGGTGTGGACCGCCACCAACCAGCAGGACGCGGCCTTGGTGGAAATGTGCCAGCGCGGCGCCGAAAACCCCGCCTACGAGCCCGGCCCCTACTCCCCCAATACCGAAATGCTGGTCGAGAAATTCCAGCGCTGGTACATCGGTCGCATGGCCGCATATCTGAGTTCGTAA
- a CDS encoding GntR family transcriptional regulator yields MNAPRHLTLRERIYEEIVRMIVSGELPSGTPLDEKALTEKLQVSRTPFREALGTLAKEGLIEIKPYRGFYVRSFSRKEVEDLYELRKTLECFAVQLAVPHMSDRHIQTFERILDEAVAALEDGDLAVYGARDRVFHETIAELSGNAALIETLNRLALQIQIGRTIANESKDFAKRAAEERDEILAAFRARDIARATALMDIHISDVQRAVLERFRQEEANKA; encoded by the coding sequence ATGAACGCACCCCGCCACCTGACGCTGCGCGAGCGCATCTACGAGGAAATCGTACGGATGATCGTGTCGGGCGAACTGCCAAGTGGCACCCCGTTGGACGAAAAGGCGCTGACCGAAAAGCTGCAGGTGAGCCGGACGCCGTTCCGCGAGGCACTAGGCACCCTGGCCAAGGAAGGCCTGATCGAGATCAAGCCCTATCGCGGCTTCTATGTGCGCAGCTTCTCGCGCAAGGAAGTCGAGGACCTCTACGAGCTGCGCAAGACACTGGAATGCTTCGCCGTCCAGCTCGCCGTGCCCCATATGAGCGACCGGCATATCCAGACCTTCGAGCGCATTCTCGACGAAGCCGTGGCCGCGCTGGAGGACGGCGACCTGGCGGTTTATGGCGCTCGCGACCGGGTGTTCCACGAGACCATTGCCGAACTCTCGGGCAATGCGGCGCTGATCGAAACGCTCAACCGACTGGCCCTGCAAATCCAGATCGGCCGCACCATTGCCAATGAAAGCAAGGACTTCGCCAAGCGCGCCGCAGAGGAGCGCGACGAGATCCTGGCGGCCTTCCGTGCCCGCGACATCGCCCGCGCCACTGCGCTGATGGATATCCACATTTCCGACGTTCAGCGCGCCGTTCTCGAACGCTTCCGCCAAGAAGAAGCGAACAAAGCCTAG
- the choV gene encoding choline ABC transporter ATP-binding protein, protein MEDAVIFDKVNIVFGTNPGLALPLMDQGKTRQEIQKETKQILGVHDCSLTVKTGEILVLMGLSGSGKSTLLRAVNGLNPVVRGAVKVIDQGRSVNPAACTRQELLQLRRKSVAMVFQQFGLLPWRTVLDNVGLGLELDGLSKLQRNAKVRAQLELVGLTDWADRNVGQLSGGMQQRVGLARAFATEAPILLMDEPFSALDPLIRSRLQDELLELQAKLKRTIIFVSHDLDEAFKLGDRIALMEGGRIVQCGTPQEIIANPVNDYVEDFVAHMNPLNVLRAMDIMTPQIGSGVNAVASDSLLGGVIEQLSAGAPSVCVRGPDGQLVGSIFNQNIVAALRAKPARPGAGTH, encoded by the coding sequence ATGGAAGACGCTGTCATCTTCGACAAGGTCAATATCGTGTTCGGCACCAATCCGGGGCTGGCACTGCCTTTGATGGATCAGGGCAAGACACGCCAGGAGATCCAGAAGGAGACCAAGCAGATCCTTGGTGTCCATGACTGCTCGCTGACCGTCAAGACAGGCGAAATCCTGGTGCTTATGGGCCTGTCCGGGTCCGGCAAGTCGACGTTGCTGCGGGCCGTCAACGGGCTCAATCCGGTGGTTCGGGGGGCGGTCAAGGTCATCGACCAGGGCAGGTCGGTCAATCCCGCCGCCTGCACGCGCCAGGAACTCCTACAGTTGCGCCGCAAATCCGTGGCGATGGTGTTCCAGCAGTTTGGCCTGCTGCCCTGGCGGACTGTCCTCGACAATGTCGGATTGGGCCTTGAGCTGGATGGCCTGTCCAAGCTGCAACGCAATGCCAAGGTGCGGGCGCAACTGGAACTGGTCGGGCTGACCGATTGGGCTGATCGCAATGTGGGCCAACTTTCCGGCGGCATGCAGCAGCGCGTGGGTCTCGCCCGGGCGTTTGCGACCGAAGCGCCGATCCTGCTGATGGACGAGCCGTTCTCTGCGCTCGATCCACTGATCCGCTCACGGCTTCAGGACGAGTTGCTTGAGTTACAGGCCAAGCTGAAGCGCACCATCATCTTCGTGAGCCATGACCTCGACGAGGCTTTCAAGCTCGGTGACCGCATCGCATTGATGGAGGGCGGGCGCATCGTGCAATGCGGTACGCCGCAGGAGATCATCGCCAATCCCGTGAACGACTATGTCGAGGATTTCGTAGCCCACATGAATCCGCTCAACGTGCTGCGCGCCATGGATATCATGACGCCCCAAATCGGCAGCGGCGTGAATGCGGTGGCGTCAGACAGCCTGCTGGGCGGCGTAATCGAGCAGTTGTCGGCCGGAGCGCCATCCGTGTGCGTCAGGGGGCCGGATGGGCAATTGGTGGGGAGTATCTTCAACCAGAATATCGTGGCGGCGCTCCGCGCCAAGCCGGCCCGACCAGGCGCCGGAACACATTAG
- a CDS encoding MFS transporter → MSNPSGSKSPYLLLSALLVSEALFVTGYGLQLMLLPIRGGMEGFSAVDLGLLGSSYYLGFVAGCLLTPVLLSRVGHTRTFAALVSITAAVSICYPMLAQPQFWALLRFITGICLAGLYLIIESWINDRATSSTRGTMISIYVALNYIATAVGQMMITLYDASSFMLFSVASIVISSAVVPLALSQSPAPQPPSLVRLRPLHLFKLSPAGTTAIFLTGMAIGALWSLGPVFALSKTGDLASAAQFMSAVVIGGALAQWPLGKLSDHFDRRHVLIGITLAATVASVTVALLPQLSGGWLIFAALFGATVLPSYAVASAHVFDVADRSEYVQVSGGLLLLYGVGSAMGPMLAAVAIQWFGLAALAAFVAVVQLAIVTFVVVRMRLNKLQVVTDKQAFDMTTAAPVVPAGFGAPSSGERFDARADD, encoded by the coding sequence TTGTCCAACCCGTCCGGCTCGAAGTCACCCTACCTGCTTCTGTCGGCGCTGTTGGTCAGCGAGGCCCTGTTCGTCACCGGCTATGGGTTGCAGCTCATGCTGCTGCCTATTCGCGGCGGCATGGAAGGCTTCTCTGCCGTCGACCTGGGCCTGCTGGGCTCGAGCTACTACCTGGGCTTTGTCGCCGGCTGCCTGCTGACCCCTGTTCTGCTCAGCCGGGTCGGCCATACGCGCACCTTCGCCGCTTTGGTGTCGATTACCGCGGCCGTGTCCATCTGCTACCCCATGCTGGCGCAGCCGCAATTCTGGGCCCTGCTCCGCTTCATCACGGGTATCTGCCTTGCCGGCCTCTATTTGATTATCGAAAGCTGGATCAATGACCGGGCGACATCGTCAACACGTGGCACGATGATCTCGATCTACGTCGCCTTGAACTACATTGCGACTGCTGTCGGGCAGATGATGATTACGCTCTACGACGCCTCGTCCTTCATGCTCTTTTCAGTGGCATCCATCGTCATTTCCAGTGCCGTCGTACCCTTGGCCCTGTCGCAGTCGCCCGCTCCGCAGCCGCCAAGCCTGGTCCGGTTGCGGCCGCTGCACCTGTTCAAGCTGTCGCCCGCCGGCACCACCGCCATCTTCCTGACCGGCATGGCCATCGGCGCGCTCTGGTCGTTGGGCCCAGTCTTTGCGCTTTCCAAGACTGGAGATTTGGCGTCCGCCGCTCAGTTCATGAGTGCGGTGGTCATCGGCGGCGCACTTGCGCAGTGGCCGCTCGGCAAGTTGTCCGACCACTTTGACCGGCGCCACGTTCTGATCGGGATTACTCTCGCCGCCACCGTCGCCTCTGTCACCGTCGCCCTGCTGCCACAGCTCAGCGGAGGATGGTTGATCTTCGCTGCCCTGTTCGGCGCAACGGTTCTGCCAAGCTACGCCGTCGCCTCGGCGCATGTCTTCGATGTGGCCGACCGTAGCGAATACGTGCAGGTGTCCGGCGGGTTGCTGCTGCTCTATGGCGTCGGTTCGGCGATGGGCCCAATGCTCGCCGCCGTGGCGATACAGTGGTTTGGTCTCGCCGCGCTGGCGGCCTTTGTCGCCGTCGTCCAACTGGCCATTGTCACCTTTGTCGTTGTCCGCATGCGGTTGAACAAACTCCAGGTTGTCACCGACAAGCAGGCCTTCGACATGACCACGGCTGCGCCAGTCGTACCAGCGGGCTTTGGCGCACCATCAAGCGGCGAGCGCTTCGACGCCAGAGCAGACGACTAA
- a CDS encoding Tm-1-like ATP-binding domain-containing protein — protein MARVYVVGTMDTKGPELRFAAEAVRQAGASAILLDVGTQGVGGGADISALEIAAHHPAGAAAVLGLTDRGRAVSAMARALTAYLATRTDIGAVLGLGGTGNTALVTEAMRSLPIGMPKLMVSTVASGNTAPYVGPNDLAMMYSVVDVAGLNAISRKVIGNAAHAAAGMALHPVVAAASDRPGLGMTMFGVTTACVTSVRQIMEASHEVYIFHATGVGGQSMEKLADSGLVAGLIDVTTTEVPDLLVGGVFPATEDRFGAAIRTGLPYVGSVGAVDMVNFGARETVPAQFANRKLHVHNAQVTLMRTTPEENRAIGNFIVARLNRMEGPVRFLLPLRGVSAIDAPGQPFYDPDADAALFDAIRSSWVAAPNRRLVELDLHINDPQFAAALADNFRQIANG, from the coding sequence ATGGCCAGGGTTTACGTGGTCGGGACGATGGACACGAAAGGGCCTGAACTGCGCTTTGCCGCCGAGGCGGTGCGCCAGGCGGGCGCCAGTGCCATCTTGCTCGATGTGGGCACGCAGGGCGTCGGCGGCGGCGCCGACATTTCGGCACTAGAGATTGCCGCCCACCATCCCGCGGGCGCCGCCGCGGTGCTGGGATTGACCGATCGCGGCCGGGCGGTCTCGGCCATGGCCCGCGCCCTCACCGCCTATCTCGCGACCCGAACCGATATCGGCGCCGTGCTGGGCCTTGGCGGCACCGGCAATACCGCGCTGGTCACCGAGGCGATGCGGTCGCTGCCCATCGGCATGCCCAAGCTGATGGTCTCCACCGTCGCCTCGGGCAACACCGCGCCCTATGTGGGGCCCAACGATCTAGCCATGATGTATTCGGTGGTCGACGTGGCAGGCCTCAACGCCATCTCGCGCAAGGTCATCGGCAACGCCGCCCATGCGGCTGCCGGCATGGCGCTCCATCCGGTCGTCGCTGCCGCCAGCGACAGGCCGGGCCTGGGAATGACGATGTTCGGCGTCACCACCGCCTGCGTCACATCAGTGCGGCAGATCATGGAGGCCAGCCACGAAGTCTACATCTTTCACGCGACCGGCGTCGGCGGGCAATCGATGGAAAAGCTCGCCGATAGCGGCCTCGTTGCCGGACTGATCGATGTGACCACCACCGAGGTACCGGACCTGCTGGTCGGCGGGGTCTTTCCCGCCACCGAGGACCGCTTCGGCGCCGCGATCCGAACGGGTCTGCCCTATGTGGGCTCGGTCGGCGCCGTGGACATGGTCAATTTCGGTGCCCGCGAAACCGTGCCCGCCCAGTTTGCCAATCGCAAGCTGCACGTCCACAATGCCCAAGTGACCCTGATGCGCACCACGCCGGAGGAGAACCGCGCCATCGGGAATTTCATCGTCGCGCGCCTCAACCGCATGGAAGGTCCCGTCCGGTTTCTGCTGCCTTTGCGTGGCGTCTCGGCCATCGATGCGCCGGGACAGCCCTTCTATGATCCGGACGCCGATGCAGCTCTGTTCGACGCCATCCGCTCAAGCTGGGTCGCTGCGCCGAACCGCCGCCTCGTCGAACTCGACCTTCACATCAACGACCCGCAATTCGCCGCCGCCTTAGCCGACAATTTCCGCCAGATCGCCAATGGATAG
- a CDS encoding phosphoenolpyruvate hydrolase family protein, with translation MTRPTKPEILARLRTKIAAGRPIIGGGAGTGLSAMAEEAGGIDLIVIYNSGRYRMAGRGSLAGLLAYGNANDIVVEMAHEVLPVVRHTPVLAGVNGTDPFMLPDQFLDRLIALGFAGVQNFPTVGLIDGVFRANLEETGMSYDLEVELIARAGAKGMLTTPYVFSTDDATKMAKAGADIIVCHLGLTTGGAIGAQTAKTLDQCIAEIDAWSAAARSVNPDVIVLCHGGPIAMPDDAAYVLARTSLCHGFYGASSMERLPTETAIREQVARFVAIKDDPEDRQR, from the coding sequence ATGACCCGCCCGACCAAGCCCGAAATCCTCGCCCGCCTCCGCACCAAGATCGCGGCGGGCCGCCCCATTATCGGCGGCGGCGCCGGCACCGGCCTCTCCGCCATGGCCGAAGAGGCCGGTGGCATCGACCTCATCGTCATCTACAATTCGGGCCGCTATCGCATGGCCGGGCGCGGCTCGCTGGCGGGCCTGCTCGCCTATGGCAATGCCAATGACATTGTCGTGGAGATGGCACACGAAGTGCTGCCCGTGGTCCGCCACACGCCGGTTCTGGCCGGCGTCAACGGCACCGACCCGTTCATGCTGCCCGATCAGTTTCTCGACCGGCTCATCGCCCTCGGCTTTGCCGGCGTGCAGAACTTCCCTACCGTCGGACTGATCGACGGGGTGTTCCGGGCTAATCTGGAAGAAACCGGCATGAGCTATGACCTCGAGGTCGAGCTGATCGCCCGCGCGGGGGCCAAGGGTATGCTGACCACGCCCTATGTCTTCAGCACCGACGACGCCACCAAAATGGCCAAGGCCGGCGCTGATATCATCGTCTGCCATCTGGGCTTGACCACCGGCGGGGCCATTGGCGCACAGACCGCTAAAACACTGGATCAGTGCATCGCTGAGATCGACGCCTGGTCCGCGGCCGCCCGCAGCGTCAATCCCGATGTCATCGTCCTCTGCCACGGCGGCCCCATCGCCATGCCAGACGATGCAGCCTATGTCCTGGCCCGCACGTCACTGTGCCACGGCTTCTACGGCGCCAGCTCGATGGAGCGCCTACCCACGGAAACCGCCATCCGCGAGCAGGTCGCGCGCTTCGTCGCCATCAAGGACGACCCAGAAGATCGGCAGCGATGA
- the choW gene encoding choline ABC transporter permease subunit, giving the protein MGRWASDFFILLRDNFRGVFDAMSEAAEALIDAMLWLLQTPHPLIIVAIFVGITWWLQRSWATCLLTLLGMLFILNQGYWEETTESLTLVIAACVVCMAIGVPIGIATAHRPRLYRFLQPILDLMQTLPTFVYLIPAIVFFGIGMVPGLIATVIFVLPAPIRMTHLGISSTPPALLEAVEAFGGTPRQKLWKVELPYALPQVMAGLNQTIMLSLSMVVVAALVGADGLGVPVVRALNSVNTALGFESGLIIVVVAIVLDRMLRIRQD; this is encoded by the coding sequence GTGGGGCGCTGGGCGAGCGACTTCTTCATTCTGCTGCGCGACAATTTTCGCGGCGTGTTCGACGCCATGTCCGAGGCAGCCGAGGCGCTCATCGATGCCATGCTCTGGCTGCTGCAGACGCCTCATCCGCTGATTATCGTGGCCATCTTCGTGGGGATCACATGGTGGCTGCAGCGGAGCTGGGCCACCTGCCTGCTCACGCTGCTCGGCATGCTGTTCATTCTCAACCAGGGCTATTGGGAAGAAACCACCGAGAGCCTGACGCTGGTGATCGCGGCCTGCGTTGTCTGCATGGCTATCGGCGTGCCGATCGGGATTGCCACGGCGCATCGTCCTCGGCTGTATCGGTTCCTGCAGCCGATCCTCGACCTCATGCAGACCTTGCCGACATTCGTCTATCTCATTCCAGCCATTGTGTTTTTCGGTATCGGCATGGTGCCTGGTCTCATCGCGACGGTGATCTTCGTGCTGCCGGCGCCCATCCGCATGACCCATCTCGGCATTTCCTCGACGCCTCCGGCGTTGCTGGAAGCTGTCGAGGCCTTTGGCGGTACGCCGCGCCAGAAGCTGTGGAAGGTGGAGCTACCCTATGCCCTGCCGCAGGTGATGGCCGGCCTCAACCAGACCATCATGCTGTCGCTGTCGATGGTGGTGGTGGCGGCGCTGGTCGGTGCCGACGGCCTGGGCGTTCCTGTCGTCCGAGCCCTCAATTCGGTCAATACCGCGCTCGGTTTCGAGAGCGGCCTCATCATCGTTGTCGTGGCCATTGTCCTCGACCGCATGCTGCGCATCAGGCAGGATTAG